In a genomic window of Drosophila takahashii strain IR98-3 E-12201 chromosome 3L, DtakHiC1v2, whole genome shotgun sequence:
- the Ten-m gene encoding teneurin-m isoform X3: MNPYEYESTLDCRDAGGGPAHAQNPHPHAQGRTLPMSGHGRPLAADLGAHGSQTLQHQNQQNLQAAQAAAAAQSSHYDYEYQHLAHRPPDTANNTAQRTHGRQGFLLEGVTPTAPPDVPPRNPTMSRMQNGRLTVNNPNDVDFEPSCLVRTPSGNVYIPSGNLNINKGSPIDFKSGSACSTPTKDTLKGYERSTQGCMGPVLPPRSVMNGLPAHHYSAPMNFRKDLAARCSSPWVSVVAISALLVGVLMLILLTTFGGLHWTQSAPCSVLVGNEASEVTAAKSTNTDLSKLHNSSVRAKNGQGIGQMAQGQSANAGGGSSGGSSASTVTTATSNSGTAQGLQSTSASAEATSSAATSSSQSSLTPSLSSSLANANNGGARTFPARSFPPDGTTFGQITLGQKLTKEIQPYSYWNMQFYQSEPAYVKFDYTIPRGASIGVYGRRNALPTHTQYHFKEVLSGFSASTRTARAAHLSITREVTRYMEPGHWFVSLYNDDGDVQELTFYAAVAEDMTQNCPNGCSGNGQCLLGHCQCNPGFGGDDCSESVCPVLCSQHGEYTNGECICNPGWKGKECSLRHDECEVADCNGHGHCVSGKCQCMRGYKGKFCEEVDCPHPNCSGHGFCADGTCICKKGWKGPDCATMDQDALQCLPDCSGHGTFDLDTQTCTCEAKWSGDDCSKELCDLDCGQHGRCEGDACACDPEWGGEYCNTRLCDARCNEHGQCKNGTCLCVTGWNGKHCTIEGCPNSCAGHGQCRVSGEGQWECRCYEGWDGPDCGIALELNCGDSKDNDKDGLVDCEDPECCASHVCKTSQLCVSAPKPIDVLLRKQPPAITASFFERMKFLIDESSLQNYAKLETFNESRSAVIRGRVVTSLGMGLVGVRVSTTTLLEGFTLTRDDGWFDLMVNGGGAVTLQFGRAPFRPQSRIVQVPWNEVVIIDVVVMSMSEEKGLAVAATHTCFAHDYDLMKPVVLASWKHGFQGACPDRSAILAESQVIQESLQIPGTGLNLVYHSSRAAGYLSTIKLQLTPDVIPPSLHLIHLRITIEGILFERVFEADPGIKFTYAWNRLNIYRQRVYGVTTAVVKVGYQYTDCTDIVWDIQTTKLSGHDMSISEVGGWNLDIHHRYNFHEGILQKGDGSNIYLRNKPRIILTTMGDGHQRPLECPDCDGLATKQRLLAPVALAAAPDGSLFVGDFNYIRRIMTDGSIRTVVKLNATRVSYRYHMALSPLDGTLYVSDPESHQIIRVRDTSDYSQPELNWEAVVGSGERCLPGDEAHCGDGALAKDAKLAYPKGIAISSDNILYFADGTNIRMVDRDGIVSTLIGNHMHKSHWKPIPCEGTLKLEEMHLRWPTELAVSPMDNTLHIIDDHMILRMTPDGRVRVISGRPLHCATASTAYDTDLATHATLVMPQSIAFGPLGELYVAESDSQRINRVRVIGTDGRIAPFAGAESKCNCLERGCDCFEAEHYLATSAKFNTIAALAVTPDSHVHIADQANYRIRSVMSSIPEASPSREYEIYAPDMQEIYIFNRFGQHVSTRNILTGETTYVFTYNVNTSNGKLSTVTDAAGNKVFLLRDYTSQVNSIENTKGQKCRLRMTRMKMLHELSTPDNYNVTYEYHGPTGLLRTKLDSTGRSYVYNYDEFGRLTSAVTPTGRVIELSFDLSVKGAQVKVSENAQKEMSLLIQGATVIVRNGAAESRTTVDMDGSTTSITPWGHNLQMEVAPYTILAEQSPLLGESYPVPAKQRTEIAGDLANRFEWRYFVRRQQPLQAGKQNKGPPRPVTEVGRKLRVNGDNVLTLEYDRETQSVVVMVDDKQELLNVTYDRTSRPISFRPQSGDYADVDLEYDRFGRLVSWKWGVLQEAYSFDRNGRLNEIKYGDGSTMVYAFKDMFGSLPLKVTTPRRSDYLLQYDDAGALQSLTTPRGHIHAFSLQTSLGFFKYQYYSPINRHPFEILYNDEGQILAKIHPHQSGKVAFVHDTAGRLETILAGLSSTHYTYQDTTSLVKSVEVQEPGFELRREFKYHAGILKDEKLRFGSKNSLASAHYKYAYDGNARLSGIEMAIDDKELPTTRYKYSQNLGQLEVVQDLKITRNAFNRTVIQDSAKQFFTIVDYDQHGRVKSVLMNVKNIDVFRLELDYDLRNRIKSQKTTFGRSTAFDKINYNADGHVVDVQGTNNWKYLFDENGNTVGVVDQGEKFNLGYDIGDRVIKVGDVEFNNYDARGFVVKRGEQKYRYNNRGQLIHSFERERFQSWYYYDDRSRLVAWHDNKGNTTQYYYANPRTPHLVTHVHFPKLSRTMKLFYDDRDMLIALEHEDQRYYVATDQNGSPLAFFDQNGGIVKEMKRTPFGRVIKDTKPDFFVPIDFHGGLIDPHTKLVYTEQRQYDPHVGQWMTPLWETLATEMSHPTDVFIYRYHNNDPINPNRPQNYMIDLDSWLQLFGYDLNNMQSSRYTKLAQYTPQASIKSNMLAPEFGVISGLECIVEKTSEKFSDFDFVPKPLLKMEPKMRNLLPRVSYRRGVFGEGVLLSRIGGRALVSVVDGSNSVVQDVVSSVFNNSYFLDLHFSIHDQDVFYFVKDNVLKLRDDNEELRRLGGMFNISTHEISDHGGSAAKELRLHGPDAVVIIKYGVDPEQERHRILKHAHKRAVERAWELEKQLVAAGFQGRGDWTEEEKEELVQHGDVDGWNGIDIHSIHKYPQLADDPGNVAFQRDAKRKRRKTGSSHRSASNRRQLKFGELSA, from the exons ACATCAACAAGGGCTCACCCATCGACTTCAAGAGCGGCTCGGCCTGTTCCACACCCACGAAGGACACGCTGAAGGGCTACGAGCGGAGCACGCAGGGCTGCATGGGTCCTGTGCTGCCGCCGCGCAGCGTCATGAACGGCCTGCCCGCCCACCACTACTCGGCGCCGATGAACTTCCGCAAGGACCTGGCCGCCCGCTGCTCCTCGCCCTGGGTGAGCGTCGTTGCCATATCGGCCCTGCTCGTCGGCGTCCTCATGCTGATCCTGCTGACCACCTTCGGCGGCCTGCACTGGACCCAGTCGGCGCCCTGCTCCGTTCTAGTCGGCAACGAGGCCTCCGAGGTGACGGCCGCCAAGAGCACGAACACGGACCTCTCCAAGCTGCACAACTCGTCGGTGCGGGCGAAGAATGGACAAGGCATCGGACAAATGGCCCAGGGACAATCGGCTAACGCGGGTGGAGGATCCTCTGGCGGATCCTCGGCCTCCACCGTGACGACGGCCACCTCGAACAGCGGCACCGCCCAGGGACTCCAGTCGACGTCCGCCTCCGCGGAGGCCACGTCCTCGGCGGCCACGTCTTCCTCACAGTCCTCACTTACGCCCTCGCTGTCCTCGTCCCTGGCGAATGCCAATAATGGAG GAGCCCGAACATTCCCGGCACGCAGCTTCCCACCGGACGGCACCACCTTTGGCCAGATCACTCTCGGCCAGAAGCTGACCAAGGAGATCCAGCCGTACAGCTACTGGAACATGCAGTTCTACCAATCGGAGCCGGCCTACGTCAAGTTTGACTACACGATTCCGCGTGGCGCTTCCATTGGAGTTTATGGCCGTAGGAATGCCCTGCCCACCCACACACAGTATCACTTCAAGGAAGTGCTCAGTGGATTCAGCGCCAGCACACGAACGGCCCGGGCCGCTCAC CTGTCAATAACCCGCGAGGTGACGCGCTACATGGAGCCGGGGCACTGGTTCGTCTCGCTCTACAACGACGATGGGGACGTACAGGAGCTGACCTTCTACGCGGCCGTGGCCGAGGACATGACCCAGAACTGCCCGAACGGCTGCTCCGGCAATGGTCAGTGCCTCCTGGGCCACTGCCAGTGCAACCCGGGCTTCGGGGGCGACGACTGCAGCGAGAGCGTGTGCCCAGTGCTGTGCTCCCAGCATGGCGAGTACACCAACGGGGAGTGCATCTGCAATCCTGGCTGGAAGGGCAAGGAGTGCTCCCTGCGGCACGACGAGTGCGAGGTGGCCGACTGCAATGGCCATGGCCACTGTGTCAGTGGAAAGTGCCAGTGCATGCGCGGCTACAAGGGAAAATTCTGTGAAGAAG TGGACTGTCCGCATCCGAACTGCTCGGGCCATGGATTCTGCGCCGATGGAACCTGCATCTGCAAGAAGGGCTGGAAGGGACCCGACTGCGCCACCATGGACCAGGATGCGTTGCAGTGCCTGCCCGACTGCTCTGGCCATGGCACCTTCGACCTGGACACCCAGACCTGTACCTGCGAGGCCAAGTGGAGCGGCGACGACTGTTCCAAGGAGCTGTGCGACCTGGACTGCGGCCAGCATGGTCGCTGCGAGGGCGACGCCTGTGCCTGTGACCCTGAATGGGGTGGCGAGTACTGCAACACCCGGTTGTGCGATGCCCGATGCAATGAGCATGGTCAGTGCAAGAACGGCACCTGCCTGTGCGTCACCGGTTGGAACGGCAAGCACTGCACCATCGAGGGCTGTCCCAACAGCTGCGCCGGACACGGACAGTGCCGCGTGAGCGGTGAGGGTCAGTGGGAGTGCCGCTGCTACGAGGGCTGGGATGGACCCGATTGCGGCATTGCGCTGGAGCTGAACTGTGGCGATAGCAAGGACAACGACAAGG ATGGCCTGGTTGATTGCGAGGATCCCGAGTGCTGTGCCAGCCACGTGTGCAAGACCTCGCAACTCTGCGTCTCAGCTCCGAAACCCATTGACGTGCTGCTCCGGAAACAGCCGCCCGCGATTACTGCCTCCTTCTTTGAGCGAATGAAGTTCCTCATTGACGAGAGCAGCCTGCAAAACTACGCCAAGCTGGAGACCTTTAACGAAAG TCGATCAGCGGTGATCAGAGGCCGTGTGGTCACATCCCTGGGCATGGGCCTGGTGGGTGTCCGAGTGTCCACGACGACGCTACTGGAAGGATTCACCCTGACCCGCGACGACGGATGGTTCGACCTCATGGTCAACGGTGGTGGAGCTGTGACCCTTCAGTTTGGACGTGCTCCCTTCCGGCCACAGTCACGCATTGTTCAAGTCCCATGGAACGAGGTGGTCATCATTGACGTGGTGGTCATGTCGATGTCCGAGGAAAAGGGATTGGCCGTAGCTGCGACGCACACCTGCTTTGCCCACGACTACGACCTGATGAAGCCTGTGGTGCTGGCCTCGTGGAAGCACGGATTCCAGGGCGCCTGTCCCGATCGCAGTGCCATCCTGGCCGAGTCTCAGGTGATCCAGGAGTCCCTGCAGATCCCCGGCACAGGGCTCAATCTTGTCTACCACTCATCGCGTGCCGCCGGGTATCTGTCCACTATTAAACTGCAACTGACTCCCGATGTGATTCCACCATCATTGCATTTGATCCATCTGCGCATCACCATCGAGGGAATCCTGTTTGAGCGTGTTTTTGAGGCGGATCCGGGCATCAAGTTTACGTACGCCTGGAATAGGCTCAATATCTACAGGCAGCGTGTCTATGGAGTGACCACGGCGGTGGTGAAGGTGGGCTACCAGTACACCGATTGCACCGACATTGTTTGGGATATCCAGACGACCAAGCTGAGTGGCCACGACATGTCAATCTCGGAGGTGGGCGGCTGGAATTTGGACATCCACCATCGCTACAACTTCCACGAGGGCATCCTGCAGAAGGGCGACGGCTCGAACATCTATTTGCGCAATAAGCCAAGAATAATCCTCACCACCATGGGCGATGGCCACCAGCGTCCACTCGAGTGTCCCGATTGCGATGGTTTGGCCACGAAGCAGCGACTCCTGGCCCCCGTCGCCCTGGCCGCCGCTCCCGATGGCAGCCTGTTTGTCGGTGACTTTAACTACATTCGCCGCATCATGACCGATGGTAGCATCCGCACCGTGGTCAAGCTGAACGCCACCCGCGTCTCGTATCGCTACCACATGGCCCTCAGTCCGCTGGACGGCACTCTGTACGTCTCGGATCCCGAATCGCACCAGATCATCCGAGTGCGCGACACCAGTGATTACTCGCAACCGGAGCTCAACTGGGAGGCTGTCGTGGGTTCCGGCGAGCGCTGTCTTCCCGGCGACGAGGCCCACTGTGGCGACGGAGCTCTGGCCAAGGACGCCAAGTTGGCTTATCCCAAGGGCATTGCCATTTCGAGCGACAACATCCTGTACTTTGCCGACGGAACCAACATACGAATGGTGGACAGGGATGGAATAGTGAGCACTCTGATTGGCAACCACATGCACAAGTCCCACTGGAAGCCGATTCCCTGCGAGGGAACACTGAAGCTGGAGGAGATGCATCTGCGCTGGCCCACTGAACTGGCTGTGTCTCCGATGGACAACACCTTGCACATCATTGATGATCACATGATCTTGCGCATGACTCCGGATGGTCGAGTGCGAGTCATCTCAGGACGTCCTCTGCACTGCGCCACTGCCTCCACAGCCTACGACACTGACCTGGCCACCCATGCCACTTTAGTAATGCCACAATCGATAGCCTTTGGTCCTCTGGGTGAGCTCTATGTGGCGGAAAGTGACTCCCAGCGAATCAACCGGGTGCGAGTGATCGGCACAGACGGACGAATTGCTCCTTTTGCAGGTGCCGAGTCCAAATGCAACTGCCTGGAACGCGGATGCGACTGCTTCGAGGCGGAGCACTACCTGGCCACCAGTGCCAAGTTCAACACCATCGCCGCCCTGGCCGTCACACCCGACAGTCATGTGCATATCGCCGACCAGGCCAATTACCGCATTAGATCAGTAATGTCGAGCATCCCGGAGGCGAGTCCTTCGCGAGAATACGAGATTTACGCGCCGGACATGCAGGAGATATACATCTTCAACCGATTTGGTCAGCACGTATCCACCCGCAATATCTTAACAGGAGAGACCACCTATGTATTCACCTACAACGTGAATACCTCCAATGGAAAACTGAGCACCGTGACCGATGCGGCGGGCAACAAGGTATTCCTGCTGCGGGATTACACCTCCCAGGTGAActctattgaaaataccaaGGGACAGAAGTGCCGCCTGCGCATGACCAGGATGAAAATGCTGCACGAGCTGAGCACACCGGACAACTACAATGTGACGTATGAGTATCACGGACCCACCGGACTGCTGAGGACCAAACTGGACTCCACCGGTCGTTCCTACGTGTACAACTACGATGAATTCGGTCGCCTCACTTCGGCAGTCACTCCCACAGGACGTGTCATCGAACTCAGCTTCGATCTGAGCGTCAAGGGAGCCCAGGTGAAGGTGTCGGAGAATGCGCAGAAGGAGATGTCGCTGCTGATCCAGGGAGCCACCGTTATTGTGCGCAACGGAGCCGCCGAGTCGCGCACCACCGTCGACATGGATGGATCCACCACCAGCATCACGCCATGGGGTCACAACCTCCAGATGGAGGTGGCACCTTACACGATTCTGGCTGAACAGAGTCCTCTGCTGGGTGAAAGCTACCCTGTGCCGGCGAAGCAACGCACCGAGATCGCCGGCGATTTGGCCAATAGGTTCGAGTGGCGCTACTTTGTCCGTCGCCAGCAGCCTCTGCAAGCGGGCAAGCAGAACAAGGGACCTCCACGTCCCGTGACCGAGGTGGGTCGCAAGCTGCGTGTCAATGGGGACAATGTGCTGACCCTGGAGTACGACCGTGAGACCCAGTCggtggtggtgatggtggATGACAAGCAGGAGCTCCTCAATGTGACCTACGATCGCACATCGCGACCCATCAGCTTCCGACCTCAGTCGGGTGACTACGCAGACGTGGACTTGGAGTACGACCGATTTGGACGTCTAGTCAGCTGGAAGTGGGGCGTCCTGCAGGAGGCCTACTCCTTCGACCGCAACGGTCGTCTGAACGAGATCAAGTACGGCGATGGCTCGACGATGGTGTATGCTTTCAAGGACATGTTTGGCTCCCTTCCTCTGAAGGTGACCACGCCCAGGCGGTCGGACTACCTCCTGCAGTACGACGATGCGGGGGCACTTCAGAGCCTCACGACTCCTCGCGGGCACATTCACGCCTTCTCTCTGCAAACCTCGCTTGGATTCTTTAAGTACCAGTACTACTCACCGATCAACCGACATCCCTTCGAGATTCTGTACAACGACGAGGGTCAGATCTTGGCCAAGATCCATCCGCACCAATCTGGCAAG GTTGCGTTCGTGCACGACACCGCCGGCCGACTGGAGACCATCCTCGCCGGGTTGTCCAGCACCCACTACACCTACCAGGATACGACGAGCCTGGTGAAGTCCGTGGAGGTGCAGGAGCCGGGCTTCGAGCTGCGTCGCGAGTTCAAGTACCATGCCGGCATCCTGAAGGACGAGAAGCTGCGCTTTGGCTCCAAGAACTCCCTGGCCTCGGCTCACTACAAGTACGCCTACGACGGCAATGCCCGGCTGAGCGGCATCGAGATGGCCATCGACGACAAGGAGCTGCCGACCACGCGGTACAAGTACAGCCAGAATTTGGGTCAACTCGAGGTGGTGCAGGATCTGAAGATCACGCGCAACGCCTTCAACCGAACGGTGATCCAGGACTCGGCCAAGCAGTTCTTCACCATTGTGGACTACGACCAGCATGGCCGCGTGAAGAGCGTGCTGATGAACGTGAagaacatcgatgttttccgTCTGGAACTGGACTACGATCTGCGGAACCGCATCAAGTCGCAGAAAACGACCTTCGGCAGATCCACGGCCTTCGACAAGATCAACTACAATGCCGACGGGCATGTGGTCGATGTCCAGGGCACCAACAACTGGAAGTATCTGTTCGACGAGAACGGCAACACGGTGGGCGTTGTGGATCAGGGCGAGAAGTTCAACCTGGGCTACGACATCGGCGACCGGGTGATCAAGGTGGGCGATGTGGAGTTTAACAACTACGATGCCCGCGGCTTTGTGGTGAAGCGCGGTGAGCAGAAGTATCGGTACAACAACCGCGGCCAGCTGATCCACTCGTTCGAGAGGGAGCGCTTCCAGAGTTGGTACTACTACGATGACCGCAGCCGCCTGGTTGCCTGGCACGATAACAAGGGGAATACCACACAGTACTACTATGCTAATCCTCGAACACCACACCTCGTGACCCATGTGCACTTCCCCAAGCTCAGCAGGACCATGAAGCTGTTCTACGATGACCGCGACATGCTCATCGCCTTGGAGCACGAGGATCAGCGCTACTACGTGGCCACCGATCAGAACGGCTCGCCGCTGGCCTTCTTCGACCAGAATGGCGGCATCGTCAAGGAGATGAAGCGCACACCCTTCGGCCGGGTGATCAAGGACACCAAGCCGGACTTCTTTGTGCCCATCGATTTCCATGGCGGTTTGATTGATCCGCACACCAAGCTGGTGTACACGGAGCAGCGGCAGTACGATCCCCATGTGGGCCAATGGATGACCCCGCTGTGGGAGACCCTGGCCACCGAGATGTCGCATCCCACGGATGTGTTTATCTATCGGTATCACAACAACGATCCTATTAACCCGAACCGACCGCAGAACTACATGATCGACCTGGACTCCTGGCTGCAGCTCTTCGGCTATGACCTGAACAACATGCAGAGCAGCCGGTACACCAAGCTGGCCCAATATACACCCCAGGCATCCATCAAGTCGAATATGCTGGCTCCGGAATTCGGTGTAATCTCCGGTTTGGAGTGCATTGTGGAGAAGACGAGCGAGAAGTTCAGCGACTTTGACTTTGTGCCCAAGCCGCTGCTCAAGATGGAGCCCAAGATGCGCAACCTGCTGCCGCGAGTCAGCTATCGGCGAGGAGTTTTCGGCGAGGGTGTGCTGCTCTCGAGGATCGGCGGACGGGCGTTGGTTAGCGTGGTCGATGGATCGAACAGCGTTGTGCAGGATGTGGTGAGCAGCGTGTTCAACAACTCGTACTTCCTGGACCTGCACTTTAGCATCCACGACCAGGACGTTTTCTACTTCGTCAAGGATAATGTCCTCAAGCTGCGCGACGACAACGAGGAGCTGCGTCGCCTGGGCGGCATGTTCAACATATCAACGCATGAGATTAGCGACCACGGAGGCAGCGCCGCCAAAGAGCTGCGCCTGCACGGTCCTGACGCCGTGGTTATTATCAAATATGGAGTGGATCCCGAGCAGGAGCGCCACCGCATCCTGAAGCATGCGCACAAACGGGCCGTGGAGCGGGCCTGGGAGCTGGAGAAGCAGCTGGTGGCCGCCGGCTTCCAGGGACGCGGCGACTGGaccgaggaggagaaggaggagctcGTCCAGCACGGCGACGTCGATGGCTGGAACGGCATCGACATCCACAGCATACACAagtatccgcagctggccgaCGATCCCGGCAACGTGGCCTTCCAGCGGGACGCCAAGCGGAAGCGACGCAAGACCGGCAGCAGCCATCGGAGTGCCTCCAACCGACGCCAGCTCAAGTTCGGCGAGCTGAGTGCGTGA